One genomic window of Quercus lobata isolate SW786 chromosome 9, ValleyOak3.0 Primary Assembly, whole genome shotgun sequence includes the following:
- the LOC115962003 gene encoding uncharacterized protein LOC115962003, producing the protein MASSLLVSTLARAGGGSNQPSQLQQRNGSDQPSIRSTLGFGLNGFGFRLRSTMRMRNKKSTKQVNRSGFRVDGGWTVREKKKKKKKSVSPFWALSKKVNKTGQTVREEKKKSVSPFWALSVELSLEKAKALTGVLKELYCANVIGSTTDSNRNLAGNVHMCATTERISADAKSWLGMASVAAGKKKGAAWKTSTARGRRGRKS; encoded by the exons ATGGCGTCCTCTTTGTTGGTGTCGACTTTGGCGAGAGCCGGAGGAGGCTCCAATCAACCTTCGCAGTTGCAGCAGAGGAATGGGTCTGATCAACCTTCAATCCGATCAACCTTGGGTTTCGGGTTGAATGGGTTTGGGTTTCGGCTCCGATCAACCATgagaatgagaaataaaaagagCACAAAGCAAGTAAATAGATCTGGGTTTCGAGTTGATGGTGGTTGG ACtgtgagagagaagaagaagaagaagaagaagagcgtCAGCCCATTTTGGGCTCTCTCAAAAAAAGTAAACAAGACTGGACAGACTgtgagagaggagaagaagaagagcgtCAGCCCATTTTGGGCTCTCTCTGTAGAGCTTTCATTAGAGAAGGCAAAGGCTTTGACTGGTGTGCTGAAGGAGTTGTACTGTGCGAATGTCATTGGCAGTACTACAG ATTCTAATAGAAACCTTGCTGGCAATGTTCACATGTGTGCTACTACAGAAAGAATCTCTGCTGATGCAAAGAGCTG GTTAGGAATGGCAAGTGTAGCagcgggaaaaaaaaaaggagctgCATGGAAGACGTCAACAgcaagaggaagaagaggaaggaaaaGTTAA
- the LOC115958854 gene encoding protein PALE CRESS, chloroplastic-like has protein sequence MVSSFIRAAEEVVKEIEEATEKRELNELVLMIICNRLDFSRLDEATPAMRLLNDLLNMHDGFDDEGWLKEFKNRMVDTFPRENLFSVLVPAGNEINKERSCVRVLCLA, from the exons ATGGTTTCAAGCTTCATCAGAGCCGCTGAAGAAGTGGTAAAG GAAATTGAGGAAGCTACTGAGAAAAGAGAGCTCAATGAACTTGTTCTAATGATCATATGTAATCGCCTTGATTTTTCTAGACTTGAT GAAGCTACTCCTGCCATGAGACTGCTCAATGATCTTTTGAATATGCATGATGGGTTTGATGATGAAGGCTGGCTGAAGGAATTCAAAAATCGCATGGTTGACACCTTTCCAAGAGAAAATCTATTTAGCGTTCTTGTTCCAGCAGGAAATGAAATTAACAAG GAAAGGAGTTGTGTGAGGGTCCTGTGCCTTGCCTAG
- the LOC115962004 gene encoding TMV resistance protein N-like, protein MSPSLSTPTYEYDVFVSFRGADTRTSFTAHLLAALDRKSIRVYKDDINLPRGEEIGPELLKAIETSKIAVVVFSKNYATSDWCLDELVKIMECKSVLNQRVLPIFYDVTESEVVEQKGNFAESLSNGPEEKVESWTAALTEVANLAGFRLEPSRPEPEFIEEIVEVIWKRVKGESSTVQSRRQIDNPSAGDGEDSSIIISQNDALSVQNAIAEWSRLFFFCGPVSLIYDHANARECSVSFGPPPTNEGGERFFRLLLSGLQISPCHIHLYVVLILIVKLVADVLPTPCSSII, encoded by the exons ATGTCTCCTTCTTTATCGACCCCAACATATGAATATGATGTTTTCGTTAGTTTTCGTGGAGCAGATACCCGCACAAGCTTCACCGCCCATCTCTTGGCCGCTTTAGACCGTAAAAGTATTCGTGTCTATAAAGATGACATAAACCTCCCAAGAGGGGAAGAGATTGGGCCTGAGTTGTTGAAGGCAATTGAAACATCAAAGATTGCAGTTGTGGTGTTTTCTAAAAACTATGCTACTTCGGATTGGTGTCTGGACGAGCTGGTGAAGATCATGGAATGCAAAAGTGTGTTAAATCAAAGGGTGCTGCCTATTTTCTACGATGTAACTGAATCCGAGGTGGTAGAACAGAAGGGGAATTTTGCAGAGTCTCTTTCCAATGGCCCTGAAGAAAAGGTGGAGAGTTGGACGGCTGCTTTGACTGAAGTTGCAAACTTGGCTGGCTTTCGTTTGGAACCATCTCG TCCAGAGCCAGAGTTTATAGAGGAAATTGTTGAAGTCATTTGGAAAAGAGTAAAAGGGGAATCATCCACCGTTCAATCCCGTCGTCAGATTGATAATCCCAGTGCCGGTGACGGTGAAGACTCTTCAATAATCATCTCGCAAAATGATGCTTTATCTGTTCAAAATGCTATTGCTGAGTGGagtcgtcttttttttttttgtgggccAGTTAGCCTTATATACGATCACGCAAATGCGAGGGAGTGTTCTGTATC CTTTGGACCTCCACCTACTAATGAAGGTGGAGAAAGATTCTTTCGGCTCTTGCTTAGTGGTCTCCAAATCTCTCCTTGTCACATCCACCTCTATGTTGTACTTATATTGATTGTGAAACTCGTGGCAGATGTCCTCCCAACTCCTTGCTCTAGCATCATCTAG